Within Plasmodium reichenowi strain SY57 chromosome 3, whole genome shotgun sequence, the genomic segment CTTCCACCTATAAGTTTTTTGAACCATCCAATTTAGgaaaaatagaaaaagaaaaaaagaattttgATTTGCAAAATgtaagaaatattaaaaaaataataaatagtgatatatatgttaataacCAATTtgaaagaataaataaaagaaataaaatagttattaatataatagaaaattatttaatagaTAAAACAACATCTTTACAATTATCAAAAGAAAAggataatatttatatgaaaaaaaatttccatatagaaaatatatataaaaagaaaatgtcCAAAAATTTACCAGGCTTGTATGATCATTATGCATTCTTACTTCTTAACCAAAATAAATGTGAAGTTagataaaacaaaaattttaaaatgttatatatatattatatatatgaattagTTTTCTTTACAGAAAATTGTAAGTAtgaaatatgaatataaattggtatatatttataaatatttgttttcttcttttcattatcgtgcatttttttttttttttttttttcttttggCTATCGAATTTATTTGTAACTTTTTGTgacaaatataattatatatataatatatatatatatatatatatatatgttaaactgtttatatctttttaaaaaaaaattatagatgaagacaaaatatatatatattattttaaatattttttttgggAAACAAGATGTAAATCACAATTATAAAGGgaaatgaaataaaataaataaataaatatatatatatatatatatatatatatattttagtGTGCAAACATGtaagaatatataacatataatattatatgaaataaattttatacaagaaaaaaaaaaataatatatattaaaagtatatttatgtgtatcatttttcattatcaatttaaaaggaaaatatgaattgtcctgaatataaaaaattcgTGTTGgagttttttttttttttttttacatgtgaaaaaaattcccaaaaaaaaaaaataataatgtgcatattttaaaatatcgaattaaagaaataaataataataaaaaaaaataaatatatttttaaattgtaatgttatttttatatttatattaattgttatattttttttttttttttattgcATATACTTATTTGTCATTGTTATAAAGTTTTAaactatatattatatatatatatatatatatatttaaaaaaaatataaataagagAAATATGATTGTGATAAAATGAAGGAAGATTTCATTATACAGCAATTAAGTAAATGCTCAGGAAGTACACATATTATGAAAAGGGATaaggaagaaaaaattcaaagtttaaaaaatgtatcaTTGTTTTCTAGGACAAAAGAAGAgcttaaaaaaaaaagcaaaaCTAAAATCgaagatatatttaataaaaatacatacaatataactaatgtaaatatattgaataatgataatatacAATATCCACCCTTTAATactttaaataataatataaagacatgtaaaataaatagCCAAATAATggataaattaaaaaaaaaagaagaaaaaagaaagtaTAACAACCTTTTAAATTCCATTGTGGAAAAGAAAAGCATTGATAGTTCTTCCTCTTATTTTTCAGATGAGTTttctaaaaataaatataaaaattatttactTAATAAAAGTTCAGTTTATTTAAAATCGAAATGTCATAAAGAAtcaaatttaaatttaaatttaaagaaattagaaaaactacaaaaaaaaatgaaaaatattaataatattagtTATTTGAAAAAGGGGAACATCGAAAGTTCGGATGAATACGAACAAAGTGGATGTGATAATTACAATGATAATAACGATgataaatatgatgatCATATAAGTGAcgataataaaaatgatgatgataatatgagtgatgataatatgagtgatgataatatgagtgatgataatataagtgatgataatataagcgatgataatataagtgatgataatataagtgatgataatataagtgatgataatataagcgatgatgataacataagtgatgataacaaaaatgatgatgataacaaaaatgatgatgataacacaagtgatgataataatataatttatgacgaatataataataatatatctgATGATAAAAACAGCCTGTCCAAGTTTGTATATGAAAAACGATTTAATCTAAATTTGTTAAAAGATGGTTCagatgaaaatatatattctattGTTAGTAAAcgaaaatataataatacatataaaaggaaatgtttatatttaggaatgaata encodes:
- a CDS encoding putative membrane protein (conserved Plasmodium membrane protein, unknown function) yields the protein MKEDFIIQQLSKCSGSTHIMKRDKEEKIQSLKNVSLFSRTKEELKKKSKTKIEDIFNKNTYNITNVNILNNDNIQYPPFNTLNNNIKTCKINSQIMDKLKKKEEKRKYNNLLNSIVEKKSIDSSSSYFSDEFSKNKYKNYLLNKSSVYLKSKCHKESNLNLNLKKLEKLQKKMKNINNISYLKKGNIESSDEYEQSGCDNYNDNNDDKYDDHISDDNKNDDDNMSDDNMSDDNMSDDNISDDNISDDNISDDNISDDNISDDNISDDDNISDDNKNDDDNKNDDDNTSDDNNIIYDEYNNNISDDKNSLSKFVYEKRFNLNLLKDGSDENIYSIVSKRKYNNTYKRKCLYLGMNKLNNICKENLKIRRSYLRYCGENESSGNRKLSSGMSQLMKLKYLINKKENEKNKNSLFYDSKDNNKFIKLLMSEIKIETKLYKLILFLLFLLILSLSKNISNYMVITRKCYNIYENPIKSISRIIRYIMVLFKICYKITLPIFFYLLSCLFIIIFRIFVILNIPIFFFILYIKFVLISDKSIITLYFLFFQFFYKYLVFHCEDIFKNFKSHISLDNFLTLIYKTSCILFYYMIRVFQTFQNHINAQFYESSDSNSK